The following proteins are encoded in a genomic region of Alteromonadaceae bacterium 2753L.S.0a.02:
- a CDS encoding ABC-2 type transport system ATP-binding protein: protein MSHAIEIRETSKTYKSGFVALRHVDLSIDKGEIFALLGPNGAGKTTLISIICGIVNASGGNIFVNGADIRRQYRQARQQIGLVPQELALSMFESVWATVKFSRGLYGKKPDDNYLEKLLRQLSLWEKKDNTIMSLSGGMKRRVLIAKALAHQPYILFLDEPTAGVDVELRQEMWQMIKELRESGVTVILTTHYIDEAEEMADRIGVINKGEIVLVDNKTALMEKLGRKQLTLELPQALNALPNTLQAYQLELDESGTQITYNFNSQDENNNIPTLLKALQEAGIEFKDLHTQQSSLEDIFVSLVGGKQ, encoded by the coding sequence ATGTCCCACGCCATAGAAATTCGGGAAACCAGTAAAACCTACAAATCAGGATTTGTAGCGTTGCGTCACGTCGACCTCAGCATCGACAAGGGAGAAATATTTGCGCTACTTGGCCCCAACGGCGCGGGCAAGACCACACTCATTAGTATTATATGCGGCATCGTTAACGCAAGCGGTGGCAACATTTTTGTTAACGGAGCCGATATTCGCCGGCAATACCGCCAGGCGCGACAACAGATTGGTCTGGTACCTCAAGAACTGGCGTTGAGCATGTTTGAGTCGGTTTGGGCCACCGTAAAATTCAGTCGCGGCCTGTATGGTAAAAAACCCGACGACAACTACCTGGAAAAACTGCTGCGCCAGTTGAGTTTGTGGGAAAAAAAAGACAACACCATTATGTCGTTGTCTGGAGGCATGAAACGCCGGGTACTCATTGCCAAAGCTCTCGCCCATCAACCGTATATTCTTTTTCTGGATGAGCCCACAGCGGGTGTGGATGTCGAATTGCGCCAGGAAATGTGGCAAATGATAAAGGAGTTACGCGAAAGCGGTGTAACCGTGATACTTACCACCCACTATATCGACGAAGCCGAGGAAATGGCCGACCGCATAGGGGTTATCAACAAAGGTGAAATTGTACTTGTCGATAACAAAACCGCTCTTATGGAAAAGTTGGGCCGCAAACAACTCACCCTCGAATTACCACAAGCACTCAATGCACTACCCAACACACTTCAAGCCTACCAGCTCGAGCTGGATGAATCAGGCACGCAAATAACTTACAACTTTAACTCTCAGGATGAAAACAACAACATACCCACTCTGCTAAAAGCGCTACAGGAAGCCGGTATCGAATTTAAAGATTTACACACACAACAAAGTTCACTGGAAGATATTTTCGTGAGCCTGGTAGGAGGTAAGCAATGA
- a CDS encoding ABC-2 type transport system permease protein, producing the protein MNWQAIKAIYRFEMARTGRTLMQSIATPVLSTSLYFIVFGSAIGSRMVAIDGVDYGAFIVPGLIMLSLLTESISNSAFGIHMPRFTGAIYEILAAPISALETVIAFVGAAATKSVILGLIILATARVFVDYDIAHPLLMLLFLVLTAVTFCMFGFIIGIWADGFEKLQIIPMMVITPLTFLGGTFYSIEMLPPFWQTVTLFNPVVYLVSGFRWAFYESSDVSVAVSLGMILVFLAICLAIVMLIFRSGYKLKN; encoded by the coding sequence ATGAACTGGCAAGCCATAAAAGCGATTTACCGGTTTGAAATGGCACGCACCGGGCGCACGCTGATGCAGAGCATAGCCACGCCGGTGCTTTCCACATCGCTGTATTTTATTGTGTTCGGTTCAGCGATCGGCTCACGCATGGTGGCTATCGACGGCGTGGACTACGGTGCGTTTATTGTGCCGGGTTTAATTATGTTGTCACTGCTTACCGAAAGTATTTCCAACTCCGCATTCGGCATACACATGCCGCGCTTTACCGGCGCCATTTACGAAATACTCGCAGCTCCGATTTCAGCATTGGAAACGGTCATCGCCTTTGTGGGTGCTGCGGCCACCAAATCGGTCATACTGGGGCTGATCATTCTAGCCACCGCGCGGGTGTTTGTAGACTACGATATCGCGCACCCCTTGCTGATGTTGCTGTTCCTGGTATTAACTGCAGTTACCTTTTGTATGTTCGGTTTTATTATTGGTATCTGGGCAGATGGCTTCGAAAAATTACAGATCATTCCCATGATGGTAATCACCCCGCTCACCTTTTTAGGGGGTACTTTCTACTCCATAGAAATGCTACCACCGTTTTGGCAAACCGTAACTTTGTTTAACCCCGTGGTGTATTTGGTGAGCGGTTTTCGCTGGGCTTTTTATGAGTCTTCGGATGTTTCTGTTGCGGTGAGCTTGGGGATGATATTGGTGTTTTTAGCCATTTGCCTGGCGATCGTGATGCTTATTTTCCGCAGCGGTTACAAGTTGAAGAACTAG
- a CDS encoding alkaline phosphatase D — MPVITRRKFVHTGLAGLGSIYVTTLLPGCSGDDDEPLGDGSFEHGVASGDPLSDSVILWTRVSPASGMPDSVRVQWEFATDADFNHVIARETGEAKLATDYTVKVDMRGLDADSHYFYRFKTAAATSAVGKTRTLPELSAQQLSMGVISCSNFPAGYFHVYDMLATKGFDLILHLGDYIYEYGSDGYASEQAEQMGRVVQPANELLTLSDYRTRYAQYRSDAALQRAHAAAPFVVVWDDHEVANDAWEHGAENHSDDEGPYADRKLAALRAYFEWLPIRPLDATSNDDLATPSSIYRQFQWGDLANILMLDTRHEARDEPLELSGFFNATSGTFDFEGLFTAINNPERELLGSEQETWLQQAIATSSATWQLLGQQILMGKMFLPFAIATQQMSIEQYAMLGQLAILAARAQQNDPTLTTEELSYLQQNQALLSDEVLALLQAPAIPYNLDAWDGFAAARERVLQIAKQANANLVVLAGDTHNAWANEISDASNEKVAVEFAASSVSSPGLEEYLGIAVEDYAAVEAGIVNLVEGLKYMNAGDRGVLGLDINHERIIATWEFVSSVKEPEYNLLTARSKQLQLNAGSKTLEEI; from the coding sequence ATGCCAGTTATCACACGACGAAAATTTGTGCACACCGGCTTGGCCGGTTTGGGTTCAATTTATGTAACGACACTGTTGCCCGGTTGCAGTGGCGACGACGATGAGCCATTAGGGGACGGAAGTTTTGAACATGGCGTTGCCTCTGGCGACCCCTTAAGCGATAGCGTTATTTTGTGGACACGCGTAAGCCCCGCATCGGGCATGCCCGATTCTGTGCGAGTGCAATGGGAATTCGCCACTGATGCCGATTTCAACCATGTTATCGCCCGCGAAACAGGGGAAGCAAAACTCGCCACGGACTATACCGTAAAAGTCGATATGCGCGGCCTGGATGCCGACAGCCACTACTTTTACCGTTTTAAAACTGCAGCGGCGACATCCGCCGTGGGTAAAACCCGTACCCTGCCCGAATTATCGGCGCAACAGCTCAGCATGGGGGTGATATCCTGTTCCAATTTCCCCGCCGGTTACTTCCATGTTTATGACATGCTTGCCACCAAAGGCTTCGATTTAATTTTGCATCTCGGCGATTATATTTACGAGTATGGCAGTGACGGCTATGCGTCTGAACAGGCAGAGCAAATGGGGCGAGTCGTTCAACCCGCCAATGAACTGCTCACACTCAGCGACTACCGCACCCGCTATGCGCAGTACCGCAGCGATGCCGCGTTACAGCGCGCCCATGCCGCAGCGCCCTTTGTGGTTGTATGGGATGACCATGAGGTTGCCAACGATGCCTGGGAACACGGTGCGGAAAATCATTCCGACGATGAAGGCCCTTACGCCGATCGTAAATTGGCGGCACTGCGCGCTTACTTCGAATGGCTGCCAATCCGTCCACTGGATGCCACCAGCAACGACGACTTGGCAACACCCTCCAGTATTTACCGCCAATTTCAGTGGGGAGATCTCGCCAATATTCTCATGCTCGACACCCGCCACGAAGCCCGTGACGAACCTCTCGAGCTCAGTGGTTTTTTCAATGCCACAAGCGGTACTTTTGATTTTGAGGGATTATTTACGGCCATCAATAACCCCGAGCGGGAACTGCTGGGGAGTGAACAGGAAACCTGGCTGCAACAGGCCATCGCCACCTCATCTGCCACCTGGCAATTGCTGGGGCAGCAAATTTTAATGGGCAAAATGTTTTTACCTTTTGCCATTGCCACTCAGCAAATGAGCATCGAGCAATATGCCATGCTCGGTCAATTGGCAATTCTCGCAGCACGGGCGCAACAAAATGACCCAACCCTAACGACCGAAGAACTCAGTTATTTACAACAAAATCAGGCCTTACTCAGCGATGAAGTTCTGGCCCTCTTACAGGCGCCAGCCATTCCCTACAACCTCGACGCCTGGGATGGTTTTGCTGCGGCACGCGAACGCGTATTGCAAATTGCCAAGCAGGCTAACGCCAACCTGGTGGTGTTGGCGGGTGATACGCACAATGCCTGGGCCAACGAAATTAGTGATGCCAGCAACGAAAAAGTCGCTGTTGAATTCGCCGCATCCTCGGTGAGTTCGCCTGGCCTCGAGGAATATTTAGGAATCGCCGTTGAAGATTATGCGGCCGTTGAAGCGGGTATTGTAAATCTGGTGGAAGGGCTTAAGTATATGAACGCGGGCGATCGCGGCGTATTGGGTCTGGACATAAATCACGAAAGAATTATCGCCACCTGGGAATTTGTGTCTTCAGTAAAAGAGCCTGAATACAATTTACTCACTGCACGCAGCAAACAATTGCAGCTTAACGCAGGCAGCAAGACACTCGAAGAAATCTAA
- a CDS encoding cellulose binding domain-containing protein — translation MSRKLKTHIALIVAATALSAVNAQSAEQNYAEALQKSIYFYEAQRSGPLPDADNNFLANNLHNGFLPNRIPWRGDSYLDDGKYNQYGEFINLDLTGGWHDAGDHVKFGLPMAFSASVVGWGVLEFWDAYEESGQLKYALDNLRWVSDYFLKAHVAEFEFYGQVGDGIIDHSLWAPPETQALQLKREHGAEKYRPALKLTLENPGADLVGQTAAALTIASMAFEKNAVNDPQDGVYAAELLKHAKQLFDFAYRTKDFDHGGKDPNPGTYTNSLVDDQGNNYAMNYYNSSSGAKDEIPWAAGWLYIATGDADYLHKAEENYSEIAGNTGHFAWYPAWDDIRNAVYYLMEKISVMPSYAQDTIIPDSERYDGYYDYEAHCTNYLNELLHNKNYTPGGMIYLDGFASARATAMVSMVALVHRNYLVSQSKSSDFQNELANFATAQMNYVLGDNPANMSYMVGYSDNWQLAAHHRSSHGSSRNDINDPEVPRNILYGAISGGPGDDDSFSSDRADFPMTEVATDMNAGLTGALAGLVAIHGGSPLANFPEPVDTSIPEVFVKAKVAYPNGDSRQSGALLNIKMINESNYPPREITDATFRYFLDLSDEVAAGYDPNNLVLSAYYDSSNKNQIKLDKWGTEPGIYYIEGTSGTISPVGDVQKSAIMEIYVGDYVKSGWDFSNDPSAQGLNGTTFEFANNIALYDADFNLVWGAEPGGSTSSSSSSSSSSSSSSSSSSSSTSTSSSSSSSSSSSSSSTSSTSSSSSSSSSSSSSSSSSSSSSSSSSSGGVGGVTANVVINNDWGAGYCAGLVLENTGQSAATWNVSVSIQGSITNLWNGDWMQSGSTLTISGVSWNALLQPGERNTSVGFCASR, via the coding sequence ATGTCTCGCAAACTAAAGACACATATTGCGCTTATTGTTGCTGCTACGGCACTCAGTGCGGTGAATGCGCAATCTGCGGAACAAAACTATGCAGAAGCCTTGCAAAAATCCATTTATTTTTACGAGGCGCAACGCTCCGGGCCGCTGCCCGACGCCGATAATAACTTTCTAGCCAATAATCTTCACAATGGATTTTTACCAAACCGTATTCCCTGGCGTGGCGATTCTTATCTGGACGATGGTAAATACAACCAATATGGTGAATTTATTAATCTCGATCTTACCGGTGGGTGGCACGACGCCGGCGACCACGTGAAATTCGGCTTGCCGATGGCATTTTCCGCCAGCGTTGTAGGCTGGGGTGTTTTGGAATTCTGGGACGCCTATGAAGAATCCGGGCAGCTTAAATATGCGCTGGATAATCTGCGCTGGGTAAGTGATTACTTTTTAAAGGCGCATGTCGCCGAATTTGAATTTTACGGTCAGGTGGGTGACGGCATTATTGACCATTCATTGTGGGCGCCACCCGAAACTCAGGCGCTGCAATTAAAGCGTGAGCACGGTGCCGAAAAATACCGCCCTGCACTTAAATTAACTCTGGAAAATCCCGGCGCTGATCTGGTCGGGCAAACGGCCGCAGCTTTAACCATTGCCTCTATGGCGTTTGAAAAAAATGCTGTAAATGATCCGCAAGATGGCGTGTACGCTGCCGAACTTCTAAAACACGCTAAACAGCTTTTTGATTTTGCCTATCGTACTAAAGATTTTGATCATGGCGGCAAAGATCCCAACCCGGGTACTTACACCAATTCGCTGGTGGATGATCAGGGCAATAATTATGCGATGAATTACTACAACTCTTCATCGGGCGCCAAAGACGAAATTCCCTGGGCCGCCGGCTGGTTGTATATCGCCACGGGCGATGCCGATTATCTTCATAAAGCCGAGGAAAATTACAGCGAAATTGCCGGTAACACTGGCCATTTTGCCTGGTATCCCGCTTGGGATGATATTCGTAATGCTGTTTACTATTTGATGGAAAAAATCAGTGTAATGCCAAGTTACGCGCAAGATACCATCATTCCCGATAGTGAACGTTACGATGGGTATTACGATTATGAAGCCCACTGTACCAATTACTTAAATGAGTTATTGCACAATAAAAACTACACCCCGGGCGGCATGATTTATCTGGACGGTTTTGCTTCGGCACGGGCGACTGCGATGGTGTCAATGGTTGCCTTGGTGCATCGTAATTATTTGGTATCTCAATCGAAATCCAGTGATTTTCAGAATGAGCTCGCCAATTTTGCGACGGCGCAAATGAATTACGTGCTGGGTGACAACCCCGCCAATATGAGTTACATGGTAGGTTACAGTGACAACTGGCAATTAGCTGCACATCACCGTTCGTCACACGGCAGCAGTCGCAACGACATTAACGACCCGGAAGTTCCGCGCAACATTCTTTATGGCGCAATTTCCGGTGGGCCGGGCGACGACGACAGTTTTTCCAGCGATCGCGCTGATTTCCCCATGACGGAAGTTGCCACCGATATGAACGCCGGGCTTACCGGAGCGCTTGCCGGTTTGGTGGCAATTCACGGTGGTTCACCCTTGGCGAATTTCCCCGAGCCGGTGGATACCTCCATTCCAGAGGTATTTGTAAAAGCCAAAGTGGCCTATCCCAATGGCGATTCACGACAATCCGGTGCTTTGTTGAATATAAAAATGATCAACGAAAGCAACTATCCGCCGCGTGAAATTACCGATGCCACCTTCCGCTATTTCCTCGATTTAAGCGATGAAGTGGCTGCGGGTTACGATCCCAATAATTTGGTGCTATCGGCCTACTATGATTCTTCGAATAAAAATCAAATAAAGCTGGATAAATGGGGCACCGAACCCGGTATTTATTACATAGAAGGTACCAGCGGCACTATTTCGCCGGTGGGTGATGTGCAAAAATCCGCAATCATGGAAATCTATGTGGGTGACTACGTGAAGAGCGGTTGGGATTTCAGCAACGATCCATCCGCACAGGGTTTAAACGGTACTACCTTCGAATTCGCCAATAATATTGCCCTGTACGACGCAGACTTTAATTTGGTCTGGGGAGCTGAACCCGGTGGTAGCACCAGCAGCAGTTCAAGCTCCAGTTCAAGTTCCAGTTCCTCCAGCAGTTCTTCCAGCTCAAGTACGTCTACCAGTAGCTCGTCTTCGAGCAGTTCATCGAGCAGTTCGTCGTCGACCAGTTCTACTTCCAGTAGCTCGTCCTCGAGCTCCAGTAGTTCGAGCAGCAGTTCCTCATCCTCAAGCAGCTCAAGTAGCAGTTCCTCTGGCGGAGTCGGTGGTGTGACTGCTAACGTGGTAATCAATAACGATTGGGGGGCAGGTTACTGTGCCGGTTTAGTGTTGGAAAATACCGGTCAAAGCGCGGCAACCTGGAACGTGTCTGTTTCCATTCAAGGCTCGATCACCAACCTTTGGAATGGTGATTGGATGCAGTCTGGCAGCACTCTCACTATTTCTGGCGTGAGTTGGAATGCCTTGCTACAGCCAGGCGAACGCAACACTTCTGTAGGATTTTGTGCGAGTCGTTAA
- a CDS encoding TonB-dependent receptor: MNKKLLCRNHSLRLGLASSFVVLMSSLATQAMAQDESQVKSDLLEEQVIVTGTKMNLKNAQDIKREADTVVDALSAEDIGSLPDRSVLEAIQRLPGVSVERFAGPDDPDHFSVEGSGAIIRGMTQTRSEFNGRDSFTANSGRGLNFQDVSPELMQGVDIYKNQTADMIEGGIGGSISLRTRKPFDQDGRQVAFNIDYSYGDLAEEWSPTYSGLFSDRWDTGIGEFGFLVSFANSELYGESHGIQSDAYVRYEADLIPGGERFQDAVAPDETAYVWMPNSANALIKEDDRKRQGISTAVQWANPSETLEVTGEYFRSDSSLGWHENAIKYQGSYPENTTDVRSTAREGQTIEFNDQGLFQGGELRYLNWLTSGQNSDHVIGDARNSSYEFGQKMQFDTRLVDTDNLVEDYSLKGVWRPTDNFELSADYQYVKAKTEEDDLVIHTGSFAGQKYYLGDTPELTLVDPWFGYRDAHPDEFAPGSDYTAGFSTNTNTEYSAPGDADYFQDYNNYFWRSAMEHYERSEGELAAGRIDGTVFFDDIFLTAVKFGVRYADREQLVHRTSWNWKSVGPEWSGSTPAAWVLDEAYAPQLGDLEYVDWSNFHRGGVVNVPGNKTLHATESFVRAVRDFRRELISSSGGEWNNVGTADDPNQGRYANRYGVDDRYGLFWPGEISYTREQNQAFYTRLDFANDGALRYSGNIGFRYVKLKRQADGSVVYPNLAPARYPPATVSLPLTNESVMAEMQRQVDEGIFADIEAALEGNPWVDEPESYLSDADRAFGNGAALPTRAEKDFELFLPSLNLKVEMTDDLIARFAVAKAAAYPDISEVRNRINIGLLNYQIGEERYQDLPELEDGSADPREGMIERTYVRGWTGSGGNPTLEPMMSTQYDIALEWYFSDVGQLSGTIFHKNLSNYFIKGASYQVITNPLSGESRPVDVEATVNGGKAKMDGFELAYQQFFEGMFDGFGVQATYTYIDASGVPNTAYDANELEAWEDEQRDLDPDGQADWIGDNANDPGLRVSLATIPLQGQSKETVNLIGMYEKYGWNARLAYNWRSKYLLTTRDVISKVPLWNDNYGQLDGSLFYDINDYFTVGMQMTNILDSQTKTIMMLNDEGMTAGRSWFVADRRVAFVVKGNF, translated from the coding sequence ATGAATAAGAAATTACTTTGCAGAAATCATTCGCTACGTTTGGGTTTGGCATCGTCGTTCGTTGTGTTGATGAGTTCGCTCGCAACACAGGCTATGGCACAAGATGAATCGCAAGTAAAGAGCGATTTGCTGGAAGAACAAGTGATCGTTACCGGCACCAAGATGAATTTAAAGAACGCACAGGATATTAAACGGGAAGCTGATACTGTGGTTGATGCCCTGTCTGCTGAAGACATCGGCTCACTGCCCGATAGAAGCGTGCTGGAGGCCATTCAGCGCTTACCCGGCGTTTCCGTAGAACGTTTTGCTGGCCCCGACGACCCCGATCACTTCAGCGTCGAAGGTTCAGGAGCCATTATTCGCGGGATGACACAAACCCGTTCAGAATTTAATGGTCGCGATTCCTTTACGGCAAACTCCGGTCGCGGCTTGAACTTCCAGGATGTCTCGCCAGAGTTAATGCAGGGTGTAGACATCTACAAGAACCAAACTGCCGATATGATTGAGGGTGGTATTGGGGGTTCAATCAGTTTGCGTACCCGTAAGCCTTTTGATCAGGATGGTCGCCAAGTCGCCTTTAACATTGATTATTCCTACGGTGATCTTGCCGAAGAATGGAGCCCAACTTATTCTGGCTTGTTCAGCGATCGCTGGGATACCGGTATTGGTGAATTTGGTTTTCTGGTGAGCTTCGCCAATTCCGAGCTCTACGGTGAAAGTCATGGGATACAGAGTGACGCCTACGTGAGATACGAGGCCGACCTTATTCCGGGAGGCGAGCGTTTCCAGGATGCGGTCGCCCCTGACGAAACTGCGTATGTATGGATGCCCAACTCCGCCAACGCATTGATAAAAGAAGACGATCGCAAGCGACAAGGTATCTCTACAGCCGTGCAATGGGCAAACCCCAGTGAAACCTTGGAAGTGACCGGTGAATATTTTCGCTCTGACTCATCATTAGGTTGGCACGAAAACGCGATTAAGTATCAAGGCTCCTACCCTGAAAATACAACGGACGTTCGCTCTACCGCACGCGAAGGTCAAACCATTGAATTCAATGATCAGGGCCTATTCCAAGGCGGCGAATTACGTTACCTCAACTGGCTTACCAGTGGCCAGAACAGTGATCATGTTATAGGCGACGCTCGCAATTCTTCTTATGAGTTTGGTCAGAAAATGCAGTTCGATACCAGACTGGTTGATACAGACAATCTTGTAGAAGATTATTCTCTCAAAGGCGTTTGGAGACCGACAGATAATTTCGAACTGTCTGCAGACTACCAGTATGTAAAAGCCAAAACAGAAGAAGATGACCTCGTTATTCACACAGGTTCTTTTGCTGGTCAAAAATATTATCTCGGCGATACTCCTGAACTGACTTTAGTCGACCCCTGGTTTGGTTATCGCGACGCCCATCCTGATGAATTTGCACCGGGTTCCGATTACACAGCCGGGTTTAGCACGAATACAAACACTGAATATTCTGCGCCTGGCGATGCCGATTACTTCCAGGATTACAACAACTATTTCTGGCGGTCTGCTATGGAGCACTATGAACGCTCCGAAGGTGAACTCGCCGCAGGTCGTATTGATGGAACGGTTTTCTTCGACGATATATTCCTCACCGCAGTGAAGTTTGGTGTGCGCTACGCAGATCGGGAACAACTGGTTCACCGTACTTCCTGGAACTGGAAATCTGTTGGGCCTGAATGGTCCGGATCTACTCCCGCAGCCTGGGTGTTGGATGAGGCTTATGCCCCACAACTTGGCGACCTCGAATATGTTGATTGGTCCAACTTCCATCGGGGAGGCGTTGTTAATGTTCCCGGTAATAAAACACTTCATGCTACTGAGAGCTTCGTCCGCGCTGTGCGCGATTTCCGACGAGAGCTTATTAGCTCCAGTGGTGGTGAGTGGAATAACGTCGGAACTGCAGACGACCCCAATCAGGGCCGCTATGCAAACCGTTATGGGGTCGACGATCGCTATGGTCTTTTCTGGCCGGGTGAGATTAGTTACACCCGCGAGCAGAACCAAGCCTTCTACACTCGCCTTGACTTTGCAAACGACGGTGCACTTCGCTATAGCGGTAACATCGGTTTCCGCTACGTTAAGCTGAAGCGCCAAGCAGATGGTTCTGTGGTTTATCCAAACTTAGCCCCGGCAAGATACCCACCGGCAACTGTTTCATTGCCACTCACCAATGAAAGTGTAATGGCGGAAATGCAGCGCCAGGTCGATGAAGGCATTTTTGCGGATATTGAAGCCGCCCTTGAAGGCAACCCCTGGGTCGACGAACCAGAAAGCTACCTATCTGACGCCGATAGAGCATTTGGCAACGGCGCGGCATTGCCAACAAGAGCAGAAAAAGATTTCGAACTGTTTCTGCCAAGTCTCAACCTAAAAGTTGAGATGACGGATGACCTTATCGCCCGATTTGCTGTCGCCAAGGCTGCAGCTTATCCCGATATATCCGAGGTGAGAAACCGTATCAATATCGGCTTGCTGAATTATCAGATTGGCGAAGAACGCTATCAAGATTTACCAGAACTGGAAGATGGCTCCGCTGACCCGCGAGAAGGCATGATCGAACGAACTTATGTTCGTGGCTGGACCGGAAGCGGCGGCAACCCTACCCTGGAACCCATGATGTCAACACAGTACGACATCGCGTTGGAATGGTACTTCTCCGATGTAGGCCAATTAAGTGGAACAATTTTCCATAAAAACCTAAGTAATTATTTCATTAAAGGTGCGTCATACCAGGTAATTACCAATCCACTTTCTGGCGAATCCCGCCCAGTCGACGTTGAAGCCACCGTCAATGGCGGCAAAGCGAAGATGGACGGATTTGAATTGGCTTACCAACAATTCTTCGAAGGCATGTTCGATGGTTTTGGTGTTCAAGCGACCTATACCTATATCGACGCAAGCGGCGTTCCCAACACCGCCTACGATGCTAACGAATTGGAGGCCTGGGAGGATGAACAACGCGATCTTGATCCCGATGGCCAGGCAGATTGGATTGGAGACAACGCCAACGACCCCGGTCTGCGCGTAAGTCTGGCGACTATTCCGCTACAGGGCCAATCCAAAGAAACCGTTAACCTCATTGGTATGTACGAAAAATATGGCTGGAATGCACGTTTAGCCTACAACTGGCGATCCAAATATCTGCTTACTACCCGTGATGTGATCAGTAAAGTACCGTTGTGGAACGATAACTACGGTCAGCTTGATGGTTCGTTGTTTTACGACATCAACGATTACTTCACTGTCGGTATGCAGATGACCAATATTCTGGATTCACAAACTAAAACCATCATGATGCTTAACGATGAAGGTATGACCGCAGGCCGTTCCTGGTTTGTGGCAGACCGTCGTGTTGCATTTGTCGTAAAAGGAAACTTTTAA